A stretch of DNA from Thermoleophilaceae bacterium:
AATACGAGCGGCTCGTCCACGCCGGGCTGGCCGACCTCGCGCCATATGCGCTCTGCCTCGGCTTCCGCATCCGCTACGTGCTCGACATGAACGCTCGCGAGGCGATGCACGTGATCGAGCTGCGCTCGGGCCGCGAGGGGCATCCGAGCTATCGCGCGGTGGCGCACGAGATGCACGCGCAGATCGCCAGGGTGCATCCGGCCGTGGCCGCCGCCATGACGCACGTGGACCGCGACACCGAGCCGCGGCTCGAGCGGATCCTCTCCGAGATCCGCACGCACGCCAAGCGCGCGGCCCACGTGTAGCCGTGGCCGGCCTGCCGGAGGGCAAGCGCGTTGCGCCGTCGATCCTGGCGGCGGACTGGTCACGCATGTGGGAGCAGGTGAAGTCCGTGATGGACGCCGGGGCACGCGTGATCCACGTGGACGTGATGGACGGGCACTTCGTTCCGCCGATCACGATGGGGCCGCAGATGGTGAAGGCGCTGAGCGACCACGTCCACGGCGCCGGCGGCTGGCTCGACGTCCACCTGATGATCGACCGGCCCGAGCATCAGGTCGAGGCATTCGCGCGGGCCGGCGCGGACTCGATCAACATCCACTGGGAGGCCACGCCGCACGTGCATTACGCGCTCAAGGCGGTACGCGAGGCGGGCTGCGTTCCGGGCCTGGCCATCAACCCGGCAACGCCCCCGGAGGCGGTCACCGGCGTGGCGGACATGTTCGACATCCTGCTCTGCATGACGGTGAATCCGGGTTGGGGAGGCCAGCCGTTCATCGCCACGTCCACCGACAAGATCCAGCGGCTGCGGTCGCTGCTGCCGAACCATGTGGCGATCACCGTGGACGGCGGCATCGACATCGATACCGCGCGCCCGTGCGGCGACGCCGGGGCCCGGCTGTTCGTGGCGGGCTCCGCGGTGTTCGGCGCGCAGGATCCGGCGGAGGCCTACACCCAGATCGTGGGCGCCGCGGGCGCCTCTTAGAGCAGCTCTACGCCCGCGCCCAGCTCGATGCGGCTCAGCCCGCGGATTCCGGCTGCGGCCGGCGCCGCGTGAACACGCCCCCGCCACCCGGGCGCTTCTCCCAGCGGAAGTGGCGGGCGGCGTAGAAGGTGCCCGCCGCCCACCAGGCCGCGAGCACGCCCAGATGCGCGCCCGAGAAGCCGAGGCCGGTGGTGTGCGGGCTGAAGCACTGCTCGAACCCCTGCGCCAGGTGGCTCAGCGGGAAGAAGTGCGCGACCTTCTGAAGCCAGTCGGGCGCTCCCTCGAGCGGGTAGAAGACGCCGGAGACGAAGAGCAGCGGAAAGAGCGTGAGGCCGGCGAGCGGCTG
This window harbors:
- the rpe gene encoding ribulose-phosphate 3-epimerase, translating into MAGLPEGKRVAPSILAADWSRMWEQVKSVMDAGARVIHVDVMDGHFVPPITMGPQMVKALSDHVHGAGGWLDVHLMIDRPEHQVEAFARAGADSINIHWEATPHVHYALKAVREAGCVPGLAINPATPPEAVTGVADMFDILLCMTVNPGWGGQPFIATSTDKIQRLRSLLPNHVAITVDGGIDIDTARPCGDAGARLFVAGSAVFGAQDPAEAYTQIVGAAGAS